Proteins from one Rosa chinensis cultivar Old Blush chromosome 7, RchiOBHm-V2, whole genome shotgun sequence genomic window:
- the LOC112176719 gene encoding monocopper oxidase-like protein SKU5, with protein MAFKSFFTLFLIHICLFASLSYAEDPSFYHEFEVSYITASPLGVPQQVIAINGKFPGPVINVTTNNNVIVNVRNKLDENLLFTWAGIQQRRSSWQDGVLGTNCPIPPKWNWTYNFQVKDQIGSFFYFPSLNLQRASGGFGGFIINNRAVISIPFTTPDGDITILIGDWYTRNHTALRKTLDAGKGLGIPDGVLINGKGPYQYNTTLVPDGIDYETIDVHPGKTYRLRVHNVGVSTTLNFRIQNHNLLLAESEGSYTVQQNYTSLDIHVGQSYSFLLTTDQNASSDYYIVASARFVNESHWQKVTGVGILRYSNSKGKAAGPLPPPPSDEFDKTFSMNQARSIRWNVSASGARPNPQGSFRYGSINVTDVYVLKNKPPVMINGKRRATLSGNSFVNPATPIRLADQYKLKGVYKLDFPKRPLTGAPRMETSVINGTFRGFIEIILQNNDTKMQSYHVDGYAFFVVGMDYGDWTENSRGTYNKWDGIARSTIQVYPGAWTAILISLDNVGVWNIRAENLDSWYLGQETYIKVVNPEPTNKTELPMPDNALFCGALSKLQKPEDISSEASLTIGQSRVFFTLLMIICTLIPIFH; from the exons atggcttTCAAGAGCTTTTTCACTCTGTTTCTCATCCACATTTGCTTATTTGCGAGCTTGAGTTACGCTGAAGATCCAAGCTTTTACCACGAATTTGAGGTCTCTTACATCACTGCCTCTCCTCTTGGTGTTCCTCAACAG GTTATTGCCATTAATGGAAAGTTTCCAGGTCCTGTTATTAATGTGACTACTAACAACAATGTCATTGTCAATGTTCGGAACAAATTGGATGAGAATCTACTCTTTACTTG GGCTGGAATTCAGCAGCGGCGGAGTTCGTGGCAAGATGGAGTTCTTGGAACCAATTGTCCAATTCCCCCAAAGTGGAATTGGACTTACAATTTTCAGGTTAAGGATCAGATTGGGAGCTTCTTTTACTTCCCATCTCTTAATCTCCAGAGAGCATCTGGAGGGTTTGGCGGTTTTATTATAAATAACCGGGCTGTAATTTCCATTCCTTTCACAACCCCAGATGGGGATATAACCATTTTGATTGGTGATTGGTACACAAGAAACCATACG GCTTTGAGGAAGACCCTTGATGCAGGGAAAGGCCTTGGCATACCAGATGGTGTTCTCATCAATGGGAAAGGCCCTTACCAATACAACACTACACTTGTCCCGGATGGCATTGATTACGAAACAATTGATGTACACCCAG GGAAAACTTACCGTCTTCGCGTACACAACGTTGGAGTGTCAACTACTCTAAATTTCAGGATTCAGAACCACAATCTGCTTCTAGCAGAGTCAGAGGGATCATATACAGTGCAACAGAATTATACGAGCTTAGATATACATGTCGGACAATCTTATTCATTTCTGTTAACAACGGATCAGAATGCCAGTAGTGATTATTATATTGTAGCAAGTGCTAGATTTGTGAACGAGTCACATTGGCAAAAAGTTACTGGAGTTGGGATCCTGCGCTATTCTAATTCCAAAGGAAAGGCAGCTGGTCCcctcccaccaccaccaagtGACGAATTTGACAAAACCTTCTCGATGAACCAGGCCAGATCCATCAG ATGGAATGTATCAGCCAGTGGTGCACGTCCTAATCCACAGGGATCTTTTAGATATGGCTCCATCAATGTAACTGATGTTTATGTGTTGAAAAACAAGCCACCAGTAATGATCAATGGGAAACGCCGAGCAACACTAAGTGGAAACTCATTTGTAAATCCTGCCACACCAATCCGGCTAGCTGACCAGTACAAATTGAAGGGTGTTTATAAGCTTGACTTCCCAAAAAGGCCACTTACTGGAGCACCCAGGATGGAGACATCTGTGATTAATGGAACATTTAGAGGATTTATTGAAATCATACTTCAGAACAATGACACCAAGATGCAGAGTTACCACGTGGATGGATAtgcattttttgttgttgg GATGGACTACGGTGACTGGACAGAGAATAGCAGGGGGACATATAATAAATGGGATGGAATAGCCCGTTCTACAATACAG GTTTATCCTGGGGCATGGACAGCAATCTTGATTTCTTTGGATAATGTTGGAGTCTGGAACATTAGAGCTGAAAATCTCGATTCATGGTATCTTGGCCAAGAAACTTATATCAAGGTCGTCAATCCAGAACCGACTAACAAGACTGAGCTCCCCATGCCAGACAATGCCCTATTTTGTGGTGCTCTAAGCAAATTGCAGAA GCCTGAAGACATCTCTTCGGAAGCATCACTCACTATTGGTCAATCAAGGGTGTTCTTCACTCTGCTGATGATCATCTGCACTTTAATTCCCATTTTCCACTAA
- the LOC112177559 gene encoding uncharacterized protein LOC112177559, with product MFKYKGGARRHNTPICTNGIEDNVHVFLNCTYAQEIWRAAAIPRVQEDFIDLKDWLLQLATTLDKEKFAKVMMLIWGIWKNRNSQVWEGSKKHPCDVVLMTFGWLKDFAKANKLNTPQRTRNQVRVPPPQHWLKCNVDGAFVAQNGRSGDGVIFTDNYGQVRAAAVQPLQFIITPFHAELQALSEALQIATGMNYNKVIFEIDCALLAGAMNQDAVDMSMCSFLLDEMKERLQSHREFKVTFAPRETNHKLANRACNSHSQTWFGTAPEFIRDVILNECTR from the coding sequence ATGTTTAAGTACAAAGGGGGTGCTCGGAGACATAACACGCCCATATGCACCAATGGCATAGAAGATAACGTGCATGTGTTTCTCAATTGCACATATGCCCAAGAGATATGGAGGGCAGCAGCAATACCACGAGTCCAAGAAGACTTTATAGATTTGAAAGACTGGCTGCTCCAGTTGGCGACTACTCTAGATAAAGAGAAGTTTGCAAAAGTAATGATGCTCATATGGGGAATATGGAAAAATCGGAACTCTCAGGTGTGGGAAGGCAGCAAGAAGCATCCTTGCGATGTAGTATTGATGACGTTTGGCTGGTTGAAAGACTTTGCCAAGGCCAACAAATTGAATACCCCACAACGTACAAGGAATCAAGTTCGGGTACCGCCACCGCAACACTGGCTAAAATGCAATGTGGATGGAGCTTTTGTGGCCCAAAATGGACGAAGCGGAGATGGGGTCATCTTTACAGACAATTATGGTCAAGTTCGAGCAGCAGCTGTACAACCACTGCAGTTCATTATCACACCTTTCCATGCAGAACTACAAGCTCTATCTGAGGCACTTCAAATAGCTACAGGTATGAACTATAATAAGGTCATCTTTGAAATAGATTGTGCCTTATTAGCAGGAGCAATGAACCAAGATGCAGTTGACATGTCAATGTGTAGTTTCCTACTGGATGAGATGAAAGAAAGGCTGCAGAGTCATAGGGAGTTCAAAGTAACCTTTGCCCCACGAGAAACAAATCACAAGCTAGCAAATAGAGCATGTAATAGTCATAGCCAAACATGGTTTGGTACTGCTCCCGAATTTATAAGGGATGTCATCCTAAACGAGTGTACTCGTTGA
- the LOC112176825 gene encoding acid beta-fructofuranosidase 2, vacuolar, with translation MADTRPLLLSDPDALPTAYTPLPGGSSSPEIRRIHVKEVLAMFAGVVMVSLLVVIIGNTGQDGNVYHRHNRRDKPMLLAASPTKETATKAEKAEKLQAVTRGMAAGVSEKSSRLYSSDVGAGTPVYPWNNSMLSWQRTAFHFQPEKNWMNDPNGPLFYKGWYHFFYQYNPKGAVWGNIVWGHAVSRDLIHWLHLPLAMVADQWYDINGVWTGSATILPNDQIVMLYTGSTNESVQVQCLAYPADHKDPLLTKWVKYSGNPVLVPPPGTGVKDFRDPTTAWYTTDGKWRITIGSKVNKTGISLVYDTKDFITYEQLDGVLHAVPGTGMWECIDFYPVSKTSDKGLDTSQNGADVKHVMKASLDDDRNDYYALGSYNEKTGKWVPDNQKIDVGIGIRYDYGKFYASKTFYDQNKQRRVLWGWIGESDSENADVKKGWASLQGIPRTVLFDQKTGSNLLQWPVEEIEKLRLNKKNFDKVQVKAGSVVPLDVGTATQLDIVVEFELDQKVVESAAESNEEFSCQTSGGAAKRGALGPFGLLVLADDSLSERTPVYFYVVKGSGGTVNTYFCADQTRSSVATDVVKQVSGSYVPVLKGETLSLRILVDHSIIESFAQGGRTTITTRVYPTQAIYGAARLFLFNNATDTSFTASLQIWQMNSAFIRPFSPDAASHASFTPVTVFIKFIVPFGIFLTLYFVR, from the exons ATGGCAGACACAAGACCTTTGCTTCTGTCTGACCCCGATGCCCTTCCCACCGCCTACACTCCTCTCCCAGGGGGATCCTCCTCTCCGGAGATCCGCCGGATACACGTGAAGGAGGTTCTGGCGATGTTCGCCGGAGTGGTGATGGTTTCTTTGTTGGTGGTCATTATAGGGAATACAGGTCAGGATGGAAATGTGTACCATAGGCACAATAGGAGGGATAAGCCAATGTTATTGGCTGCTTCACCGACCaaggaaactgccaccaaggcAGAGAAGGCAGAGAAGTTGCAGGCGGTGACACGTGGCATGGCGGCCGGAGTGTCGGAGAAATCGAGCCGGTTGTACAGCAGCGATGTTGGTGCGGGCACGCCGGTGTATCCGTGGAACAATAGCATGTTGTCGTGGCAGAGGACTGCTTTCCATTTTCAGCCGGAGAAGAATTGGATGAATG ATCCCAACG GTCCATTATTCTACAAGGGTTGGTACCATTTTTTCTACCAGTACAATCCCAAAGGTGCAGTATGGGGAAACATAGTATGGGGTCATGCAGTATCCAGAGACTTGATCCATTGGCTTCACCTTCCTCTAGCAATGGTAGCTGATCAATGGTATGACATCAATGGAGTCTGGACTGGCTCGGCTACAATTCTCCCAAATGACCAAATTGTCATGCTCTACACTGGTTCAACCAATGAGTCAGTCCAGGTCCAATGTCTTGCATACCCTGCTGACCACAAAGACCCTCTCCTCACCAAGTGGGTCAAGTATTCCGGAAACCCGGTTCTAGTCCCCCCTCCCGGGACCGGAGTCAAGGACTTCCGGGACCCGACCACTGCTTGGTACACTACTGATGGGAAATGGAGGATTACAATTGGGTCCAAGGTTAACAAAACTGGTATATCTTTggtttatgacaccaaggactTTATTACGTATGAGCAACTAGATGGTGTGCTTCATGCTGTGCCTGGGACTGGAATGTGGGAATGTATCGATTTTTATCCTGTGTCGAAAACTAGTGACAAGGGGTTGGACACTTCTCAGAATGGGGCTGATGTGAAGCATGTGATGAAGGCTAGTCTTGATGATGATAGGAATGATTACTATGCATTGGGGTCTTATAATGAGAAGACTGGAAAATGGGTTCCTGATAATCAAAAGATTGATGTTGGGATTGGGATTAGGTATGATTATGGGAAGTTCTATGCTTCCAAGACCTTCTATGATCAGAACAAGCAGAGAAGGGTGTTGTGGGGTTGGATTGGAGAGTCCGATAGTGAGAATGCTGATGTCAAGAAGGGTTGGGCATCTCTTCAG GGAATTCCAAGAACAGTGTTGTTTGATCAAAAGACTGGTAGCAATCTACTTCAATGGCCAGTGGAGGAGATTGAGAAATTGAGATTGAACAAGAAGAACTTCGACAAGGTACAAGTCAAGGCAGGGTCAGTGGTGCCACTTGACGTTGGCACAGCTACACAG TTGGACATTGTCGTGGAGTTTGAGTTGGATCAGAAGGTTGTAGAGAGCGCAGCTGAATCCAACGAGGAGTTCAGTTGCCAAACTAGTGGTGGAGCTGCCAAACGCGGCGCATTGGGACCCTTTGGTCTTCTTGTTCTTGCAGATGACAGCCTCTCTGAGCGCACTCCTGTCTACTTTTATGTTGTCAAAGGATCTGGTGGCACTGTCAATACCTACTTCTGTGCTGATCAAACAAG GTCTTCTGTGGCAACTGATGTTGTTAAACAAGTTAGTGGTAGCTATGTTCCAGTACTGAAAGGTGAAACGCTATCTCTGAGAATACTG GTTGATCATTCAATAATTGAAAGCTTTGCTCAAGGTGGACGAACAACGATAACAACGCGCGTTTACCCAACTCAGGCAATTTATGGAGCTGCAAGGCTCTTTTTGTTCAACAATGCTACTGACACCAGTTTTACTGCCTCACTCCAGATATGGCAGATGAACTCTGCATTCATACGTCCATTCTCACCTGATGCAGCGAGTCATGCAAGCTTCACCCCTGTTACAGTATTTATCAAATTCATCGTCCCATTTGGGatttttttaactttatattttgTAAGATAA